A region of Catenibacterium mitsuokai DNA encodes the following proteins:
- a CDS encoding AI-2E family transporter, translating into MFHFKPDRKYTQIAVYVVATVIAIYLVIAVGSNMTDILKWAKKGWGFLTQVFTPLLIGFVIAYLLKPLVEKVESSLRSISYFQEKKKLSHQLSVAITSLIVLFVFALLSAFVIRSIGKELAVTQFKDMSDFLRIIAKNVNAFYEDLIVQLKSMSISTVQLQQFLKTFANGLTTNILGAISRVSDFFTNLLFSIIFAIYFMLDGEKLWNYWSKSIKAFTSRQVDVVIHQLLVDIEGVFSGYVRGQVIDAFLMFLMVSIAFGFLHIKFWIVIALLVGIGNLVPYVGPFLGYGSIAIIGLVTGDLHMALKAFIALLIIQGVDGNIINPRLLSASIDIHPVLVIVSLIIGSMIGGFLGMLVSVPVGALCKIWFERLVDYRTQSKNELVEEKENGV; encoded by the coding sequence ATGTTTCATTTTAAACCAGACAGAAAATATACGCAGATTGCAGTTTATGTAGTCGCAACTGTAATTGCGATTTATCTTGTCATTGCAGTAGGCAGTAACATGACAGATATCCTAAAATGGGCTAAAAAAGGATGGGGCTTTTTAACTCAGGTTTTCACACCTTTGCTCATTGGTTTTGTGATTGCTTATTTATTAAAGCCTTTAGTAGAAAAGGTGGAATCATCTCTTAGAAGTATTTCTTATTTCCAGGAAAAGAAGAAACTCAGCCATCAGTTATCTGTTGCGATTACTTCTTTAATTGTGTTATTTGTATTTGCGTTATTATCTGCATTTGTGATTAGAAGTATAGGTAAAGAATTAGCTGTAACACAATTCAAGGACATGAGTGATTTCTTACGTATTATTGCGAAGAATGTGAATGCATTCTATGAAGATCTGATTGTGCAGTTAAAGTCCATGAGTATCTCTACCGTACAATTACAGCAGTTCTTAAAAACATTTGCGAATGGTCTTACAACGAATATTCTAGGTGCTATTAGTAGGGTTTCTGACTTCTTTACAAACCTTCTATTCTCTATCATCTTTGCGATTTACTTTATGCTTGATGGAGAAAAATTATGGAACTATTGGAGTAAGAGTATTAAAGCCTTCACTAGTAGACAAGTAGATGTTGTCATTCACCAATTATTAGTAGATATCGAAGGTGTATTCTCTGGTTACGTACGTGGTCAGGTTATTGATGCATTTCTTATGTTTTTAATGGTAAGTATTGCGTTTGGTTTCTTACATATCAAGTTCTGGATTGTGATTGCGTTATTAGTTGGTATAGGGAACCTCGTTCCTTATGTCGGTCCATTTCTAGGATATGGCTCTATTGCAATTATAGGACTTGTGACTGGTGATTTACATATGGCTTTAAAAGCATTTATCGCATTATTGATTATTCAGGGGGTAGATGGTAACATCATCAACCCAAGATTGCTTAGTGCAAGTATTGACATTCACCCAGTACTCGTCATCGTATCTCTTATTATTGGTAGTATGATAGGTGGATTCTTAGGAATGCTCGTTTCTGTACCAGTCGGTGCATTATGTAAAATCTGGTTTGAAAGATTAGTAGATTATCGTACGCAATCTAAAAATGAATTAGTAGAGGAGAAAGAAAATGGAGTTTAG